ATGAATGTCATAACCGGCATGCCGCTTCAACAAATCTGTTTTTGAAAATCATTACTGAGCCGCTTTTTTCTCTCAAGCTATCACGAGACCAGGCTTTCCAGGTCTACAGGTTTATAGCCGGAAACAGCCATTTCTTTCTGAATATAACTATGACGGCCTGCAAGCTGGCTATGGACGGCGCAAGCGATATAAAAAATTCCACAATAGTTACGGTTATGTCCAGAAACGGCACCGATTTCGGCATCAGGGTAAGCGGCCTAGGTGACAGATGGTTTACCGCCCCCGCCCCATATCTTTTAGACGCTCTTTATAATCCGGGCTACGGCGCTCAGGACGGCGCCCCCGACATTGGAGACAGCTCTATTATTGAAACTATGGGGCTCGGAGGATTTGCCATCGCGGCGGCTCCTTCCATGGCCTCGTTTGCGGGAGGAGGATTCCGGGGAGCGGTAAGCATAACTGAGGAGATGGGTCAAATTACATCCGCGAGAAACTCCAAGTTCGGCATTCCGTGTCTGGATTTTGAAGGAACCCCTACGGGAATAGACTTAAGGAAAGTCGTCGAGACGGGGATTCTGCCCAGCATTAATAGCGCGGTTGTTCACAAGAGCTCGGGAGCGGGGCAGATAGGGGCGGGAATCGTACATGCTCCTTATGAGTGTTTTGCCAGCGCAGTTAGGGCTTTCGGAGATAATTACAATCTGGCCGCATAGTTAAAAAGGAGGGCTTGCGTTATTAGATTTGGAGAAGTGGCGGAAACTGATGGTAACGGTAAACACGGTTAAAAAAAATCATTATCAGGATTCAATGAAACTCATGGAGATCAGCCGGAAATTATCTGCTCTTCCTGGGGTAAAAAACGCCTCCGCAATTATGGCGACCGAGGCTAATCTGGCGATGCTGAGAGAAGTCGGATTGCTCGAGAAGACCCCTGATTCGGCAACCGCCAATGATCTGGTTGTCGCGGTCCAGGCCCAATCTCTGGATATAGGCAACGACGCTATCAAACAACTCGATTCCCTTCTTGCGCCTGAAGAATTCAGTCCGGTATCACATACACAGCACAAGAACCTGGCCTCGGCTTACGGCGCTATGCCGGGTGCTAACGTTGCAGTCGTTTCCGTGCCGGGAAAATTTGCGAAGCTCGAAGTCGCAAAAGCTATCAACACGGGACTCCATACATTTTTATTCAGCGACAACATGACTATTGAGGAAGAAATAGAGCTAAAGGAAAGGGCGAGGGGAAAGGGATTATTGGTAATGGGCCCGGGATGCGGCACATCCGTAATAAACGGGGTGGGACTCGGATTCTCAAACTTGTTAAACCGCGGTCCGATTGGCGTAGTCGCGGCTTCCGGAACCGGCCTCCAGGAGGTCACCTGCCTGATCGATAATCTGGGATCGGGAATAACGCATGCAATCGGGGTCGGAGGCAGGGATTTATCAGAAGAAGTAGGCGGCATTATGACATTGGAAGCGCTTGGACTGCTTGAAAACGACGCTTCCACAGAAGTTCTTGTCCTTGTATCGAAACCTCCTTCAACGAATGTGGCCGAGAAGATTTTGAACTCGGTCGGGCGCTCAAGCAAACCGGCGGTCATTTGCTTCCTGGGCAGTGATTTAAAGGAAGAAAACGGGAAACTGCTCTTTGCTTCCACTCTCGAGGATGCGGCTCTCGGCGCATTGAGGTTAGCCCGGGGCAACGGTAAAAGCCTGAATGGACTCCGGAGCGGCGACTGGAGGAAGCAAGCGGGGAAATATGTGAAATCTCTTGACCCGAAACAGCGGTACCTCCGCGGACTATTCTCGGGAGGCACTCTCTGCTATGAGGCTCAGCAGGTTCTTGAGCCGATTCTGGGGAATATCTATTCAAACGCCCCGCTGAACAAAGATTACAGGCTTAAGGATTCTAACCGGAGTGAGCGTCATACCTGCGTGGACCTGGGAGAAGAAGAGTTCACCGTGGGACGTCCCCATCCGATGATAGACGCAACTTTAAGGAGCAGGAGACTGATAGACGAGGCGGCCAAATCCAATGTGGCTGTGATACTGTTCGACATAGTGTTGGGATATTTAGCCAGCCCCGACCCGGCTGGCGACCTTCTGCCCGCGTTAAAACAGGCAAAAGAAGCAGCAAAGAAAAAAGGCCACAATCTTGCATTTGTATCTCATGTTTGCGGCACGGAGAAAGACCCGCAAGGTCTTAAAGAACAGGAAGAAAAATTGAGAGCGGAGGGAGTCCTGGTACTTCCGACAAACGCCCTTGCGTCCAGAGTCGCGGGATGGATTGCAACGAGGGGCAAGGCGGATATTGAAATCTAATGGAGAGAAAAAATATGAAAGCTGCGGTGGTAGCATTCGGAGGCAATGCTCTTATGGGACATACGGGCAAGAGCACATATGCCGAGCAGATGATTAAAACATATGAGATGTGCAGGAAGCTGCTTGTACTTTTCGATATGGGATACAAGATTCTAATTACACACGGGAACGGCCCTCAGGTGGGGAATTTTCTAATGCAGCAGGAATGTCTGTCCGCCTCCGTTCCGCCTATGCCGCTCGACGTATGTAATGCTATGACTCAGGGTCAGATTGGATACATGATAGAGCAGAGTCTTAAAAACATATTCATTCAAAAGAAAATCAATAAATCTGTCGTCGCGTATGTTACGCAGGTCGTGGTTTCCGAGAACGATCCGGCATTTAAAAACCCGACGAAATTTATCGGTCCCTTTTTCAGCGAAGGGGAAATGAAACAGCTTCAAAAAAGAGAAGGCTGGGTCATGAAAAAAGATTCGGGAAGGGGATACAGGCGTATAGTCCCGTCGCCCAAGCCTATCGACATAGTTGAAAAAAATGAAATAACGAAGATGGCGAGTGAAGACTATGTTGTCATTGCCTGCGGGGGCGGGGGAATCCCCGTAATACAGGATAAAAGAGGAAAACTTAAGGGAGTAGCCGCGGTTATTGATAAGGATTTCGCCGCTGAGAAGCTTGCAAGCCTTATAAGCGCCGAGATTCTTCTGCTAATAACACCCGTAGACAAAGTAGCAATTTTTTACGGGACGCCCAAAGAGAAAAGCCTGTCGAAAATAACGCTTGAAGAGGCCGAGCGCTACTTTGCAGAAGGACATTTCCCCCCCGGCAGCATGGGACCCAAGATAGAGGCGGCAATAAAATTTCTGCGCTCAGGCGGAAAGAAAACGATAATAACTTCGCTTCAAAGTATCGAAGAGGCGATAAGAGGAGAAGGCGGTACGGAGATAGTTCATTGAATCGCTATACAACGGCTCTGAGATCAGTACCGCGTGTGATAGTCTTTGGGAATAAGCGTGCGGAAGTAAATGTAAGATTGAATTTATTCGTTGATTATAATATGATGGGGGATAGATGGGGTCAACAGGACGCGGTATTACAGGATTGACATAAAGACACGTTCTTTTCTCGATTCAAAGCGGGGAATACGAACCTAACAGTAAGAGAATCGAACGAAAATTACCAACGAATATAGGAACATACGGTGAGCAGTTTGCCGGACTATTAAAATTAAATAAACTAACGGAGGTAAATAATTATGTCAGTAGATAGAGTAAAAGCGGATAGACCGGAAGCGGGGAAGGCCTTGGTTAATTATGAGGAGAAGCTCTTCCCGGATCACCAGGCCAAGGAAGGAGAAAAAGCTCTTTTCCTCATACACTCGGTTCCATACGAGGGTTCTGTTGCGGGCATCAATATGCTCACGGCTATAAGGGCCAAGAGAAAGGGTTACGGAGTCACCGTTCTTTTTTATGGTCCGGCTTCGGGCATACCGGTATACCGGGGATGGCCGAATGTGGGAGACGACGGTTACGGCGCCGGTATTCAGCTGTATCCTAATCTGGTTAACAGGTTGCTCAGCGAAGGAATTACGGTATATGCGTGCCGTTTTTCGGCGGCAGCTCTACTCGGTCAGAATGAATCGAACTTTATCGAAGGGGTAACACCGATACATCCGACCGATATACTGGATATCGTGATCGAGCACCATAGAGCAGGCGCAATGATGTTTAGCACGTGGACTGTCTGATACTCTCGGTATCTCTTCGATAGAGTAAGAACAGTCCGACAGGATAAGACCGCAGTACCACAGTTTGTCTGATAGATGAGCTGCAGGCGGTTTGTTGTGTAAATAAAAGGCTAGGGGGCTAAAAATGGACACTAGGACCCTAAAGGTAGAATTGCAAAGTCGAGGTCTGAAGATCCCCGACACAAAAAGCATAAGGAGCGGCGGAGCGGGGCCCACCGGAGGTATACATTTAAAGATACTTCCGGACAGTGAGGCAAATATTCCCGTTGTCGGAGATTTCGTTGATTCCTCCCCGTATCATCTGGACCAGATAAACAGCGAGTACTGGATATTCAAAGACGACATTGCACTTGCTCAGGTGGAGTTGATGGGCAGCGCAAAATTCCACGGGTACGAAACATCCGCGGGAATACCGATGCAGAAAATCGGCCTACTGCACTGCCCGACCACATTTGCCACAACCCTGCTTCAAACCTGTGATTTTTGGCAGGACGACAGAAGGTGCATGTTCTGCGGTATAGAGCTTACCCTAAAGGACAGAAGCACAGTGGGGTTTAAAAACGCCAAAAGCCTGGTTGAAACTATCAGGCTCGCCAAGGAGCTGGATGGGATAACGAATATAGTATTTACCTCAGGCGTCGCGCCCGATGAGGAGAAAGCATTAAACAAATATGCCGAGATATGCCGGGAGGTTAAACGAGCGACCGGTATCCCGATTCAGCTGCAGATAATTCCCCCGGACGACCTCTCCTGGCTCAGGAGATTAAAGGATTCCGGAGTCGATTCTTTAGGCGTGCATATCGAGACGTTTGACCCTGAGGTTTTTGAAAGGGTGACACCCGGTAAAGCAAGAATCGGGCTTGATAAATATATCGAAACATGGAAAGAAGCGGTGGATGTGTTCGGCAGGTGGCAGGTAAGCACCTATGTCCTGGTAGGTCTCGGCGAAAGGCCCGAGACTGTTATAGAGGGTGCCGCTTTATGCGCCGAAATCGGAGTATATCCCTTCATCGTTCCTTTCAGGCCCGTGGCGGGGACTCCGATGGAGGATATAAAACCGCCCAGTCCTGAAATAATGGAGTACGTATACACCGAGGCGGCAAAGGTGCTTTCAAAGTATGACCAGGCTTCCAAAAGCAGCCTTGCGGGCTGCGTCAGCTGCGGCGAATGTTCGGCGCTCCCCGATTTTGAGAGGGCTGCGGATAAAAAAGTAAGGTTCAGAAAGTTTATCAAGCCTATAGAAGTAAGTTAATCAGCTTTCAGGATGTGTGAGACGACAGGAACATCAACCATAGATTAAAAGGTAAAATAAATGGCCCAAGATAATTTGCGAATTGTGATTATAGGCGGAGGCGCCGGAGGGATTTCGGCCGCTTCAACGGCAAAGGCCGTGGCTCCCGATGCCTCGATCACACTTTTTACGGAATATGAGGATGTAGCCTACAGCCCCTGCGGCATCCCGTTTGTGCACGGGAGAGAAATCCCCGATTTCAAAAACCTTTTCCTTCAAACCTCAGAGCACTATGCCGAGATCGGGATTGATCTGCAGCTACAGACGAAGGTCACGGGCATCGATCTTGAAAATCGTGCGGTGAGCGTGGGTTCCGAGCCATTCGGGTGGGACCGTCTGGTAATTGCCACGGGATTTGAATACGACGAGCCCGATATACCCGGCATCAATATGGACGGGATTCACTACGTGAAGAATATAAGGCGCGCGATGGAGTTTGATAAGGTTCTCGACCAAATAAAGAAGATAGTAGTCGTTTCCGCGACACCTATAGGGATTGAGATGGCGGGAAACCTGGCGCACAGAGGGCTCGAGACCCACCTGATCGACGAGGGGGCCTGGCTCATGTCCGAGGTCGCCGACCCGGACATTATGGAACCTGTGAGGGAATCCCTGGAAGAGATGGGAGCAAAGATTCATTTCGGAACCGGAGTGCTCGAATTCAAGGGTTCTAACGGAAAAGTTAATACCGTGGTCACGAGTTCCGGAGAGATAGACTGCGACGCGGTAGTTGTCGCCGCATCCAAGAAGCCGAACAATCACCTGTCACGCGATGCCGGAATCGAGCTCGGAGCAACGGGCGGAATAATAGTCGATGACCACATGCGCACCTCGGCGAAAGACGTGTTCGCCTCAGGCGACTGCACGGAAATCATACACGGCGTCACGGACATACCCATACAGGGACTCTCCGGGAGCCATGCATACTCCCAGGGACGAGTTGCCGGTGCGAACGCGGCAGGTGATGACCGTTCCTACGACCCTGTCTACATCCCTTGGGGAATGGTAGGGGGCAAGGTTCAGATCGGCGGAGTGTCACTCGGAGAAACATTGCACAAAGCCCTGGGAATACCTCATCTCGTAGCTTTCGCTACGGGGATTTCAAGAGCTAGATACTATCCTGGAGTAAGCAGGATAAGGGTTAAACTCATTGCCGACCCCGAGACGCATCGTATAATGGGAGCCCAGATGTCGGGCGGGGAAGGGATTAAAGAAAGGGCCGACTTCCTTGCATTCGTTATAAAGCGCGGTGTAACGCTTGAAGACCTCGCATGGATGGAGAACGTTTATTCACCTCCAATAGGGGCGCTCATGGAACCGATTGCTCTAGCGGCGCAGGCGGGGCTGGCCAAGCTGGCAAAACGAAATTAAGACCAAGCATAATTGACATAGTTTGCGTGCTTGGATTCATAAAATTAGCAAATGCTGGAGATTATCTAATGGGTTTTGGACACTGGCTTAGAGAAAACGCTGAGAAATACTTACTAGAAGCCGCCGACGATCAAATGATCTCTCAATATCCGGAGGCATGCGCCAAGCCTTATCGCAAAAAGGGGGTTATCCCCTTTTTTTGGAGAAAAATATTCGTTCCGGTGTACCTGATTATCCCCTGGGATGTCAGGAGAAAAATTATTCTCTACACCTCGTATCCCGGAGGCAAGCGTCCGCGCTGGAAGAAATATGACTGAACGATATACGATTTCATTCACAAGGAAGATACTTCGTATCGAACGCCGCTATAATCTATGAGAGCTATTAGAGAATTTTGATTTTATCACATCCTGCCCAAATGAATACTGAAGAGAAAAAAAGCTCCTCTATACTAGAGGCGAAAGCAATCGGCCACAGGGCGCTAAACACACTAACAAAATCGAGGAATAAAGCAGTAGTGCAGGGCGTTTTCGATCATGCGTTCTATATCGGAGACGGCGGTGACATACTTATTAAAGTAATCGCCAACAAAGAATTTATCAGCCCGACATCCATAGTGCTCGAGAAACCCGGGGGCCTCAGTTTTAAATCAGTCAACATAAAAGAAGGTATGGAAATAATCCTGAATGAAAACAAATTAGGCATTGAAGAAAACGGGTTTTTAATCAATCTCGAGAATGCGTCCACATGGTATCCGCCAAAACTCTCGGAACTGTACACGGACTTGAGCCTTGAAGAAATAAACTTAAATCTGAGGGTTCTGCAGGATGTAATTTATACATGTCCCTCCAGAGAAGGACTGATCCCGCTTTCGGAAAACCTGGAACTCTACGGCCCGATGGAAATATTCCTCAAGGAGCAGGAGCCAACGGTCTCCGGGAAAGCGAGGCCGCACATAGAAAGGCTCATGTGGGGGCTGTTCTACGGTGAGCTCGAAACCATAACCGAAAACGCAGAATCGATTCTCGGACTCGGCCCCGGACTCACACCCTCATGCGATGATTTTCTGGCCGGTCTCATATTGAGCCTGAACACGGGCGCACAGATAATCGACAAAAACGAGACAACCCCGATTAGCTTCTTCAAGAAGGCTTCTGAAGAGATCGCAAGACTGGCAAAGAACAAGACAACTATATACAGCATCAGTTTTTTGAACGAGGCCGCTCTCGGAGAGGGCCCGGAGGCCGCCTTGGATTTGATATCCGGCATTATCACGAAAAACGCAGACCATGTAGCGAATGTAGCAAAAACTCTGATCGGGATGGGAGAGACCTCAGGTGCGGATATCTCTATCGGTATTTGTTATGGTATCAGATTTCTAATCTCGAGAATCGAACTCAGGGAATTAAATGAAACCGCTTAAGATTGCTCTTCTTACATACTCGACAAAACCCAGGGGCGGAGTTACGCACACGATAAATCTGGCCGAGAGCTTAGCGCGCTTGAAACACGACGTGCATATATACGCGCTTTCCGCCGGGAATGACTTTTCAGGGGAGGTAAGAGCCCCTTACACGCTTATCCCCTGCCCCGAAAGAAAATATGAAAGTATAGATGACAAAATAAAAGACTACATTGAAATATATACCGACTACCTCGCCGGAGTAAATGTTGATTACGATATTCTCCACGCGGAAGATTGCATCTCGGCAAATGCGCTGCTCGGTCTTCGTGAAATGGGCCTTATCGGATTCTATGTCAGAACCATCCACCACATAGATGATTTTACATCGGACTCACTCATCGAATGCCAGAAAAAAAGTATCGTAAAACCCGACTACGTAATCTCTGTAAGCAAATTTTGGGACAGGGAGCTTCGTTCTGAATACTCCCTTAATTCTACTGTCATCAATAACGGGGTCGATTTTAAAACATTTAAGACAGGTCACGGTAAAGAAACAAAGGAGAAGGCCAAAGAAGGTTTTTCTGTGGGCGGCTGTAAAGTGATGTTGAGCATAGGGGGGATCGAGCCACGCAAAAACACCATAACCGCGCTCAGAGCGTTTAACATTGCGAGAGCATATATAAAATCCAAGGGCGGGAAATTAGTATGGTTGATTGGCGGGGGGGAGACTCTATTCGATTATAGAGCCTACCGCGAGGAGTTTTTTACGGAGCTGGGGAAGCTCGGGTTAAAGCCGGATAACGATATCTTCGTACTGGGGAATGTTCCCGGCGCCGAAATGTCCCTTCTTTACAACGCGGCCGATGTATTCGTGTTTCCTTCCGTCAAGGAGGGATGGGGACTGGTTTTGCTTGAGGCGATGGCAGCCGGGGTTCCCGTTATTTCATCAAATATAGAACCTATGACGGAGTTTCTCGAGGACGGGAAGAATTCAGTGCTTATTTATCCCGACGACTATAAAGCTCTCGCCCATCAGATTCTAATGGTTCTGGAGAATCCCGAGTTCAGGTCTCGCCTTGTTGAAAACGGAGAAAAAACCGCTCAAATGTACAGCTGGGAAAATGCGGCGCTTAAACATGTTGAACACTACAGGGAGATTTTAAGAGAGCCGCATAGTCGATTAAAATAATTACTGACGGGACGTTATGTTAGAGGTCGAAGCAGTCTGGAAAAAAAGATATCAGGTCGAAGTTATGGCAAGACAGTTTCAAGTCAACATTGACGAGCCTCATAAGTTTAGCGGGGAGGATACGGGGATGATGCCCACAGAGCTCTTTCTCTCCTCAATAGCTTCGTGCTTTTGCCTTGCGCTCGTCTACGCCGCCAAGAACAAAAAAATAAAACTCGATGACATGACCGTGAAGGTGCTTGGGGAAACGGATATAAAGAGTTTCACTTTCACCAGCATCATTGTAAAGGTAATAAGCTCTCTGCCGCAAAAAAATTTAGAAGAAATCATAGCTCTTGCAAGAAAATACTGCTTCGTAAGCAACGCAGTCACAAAGTCCTGTCCCATAGAATACGAGGTTACGGGGGCGGGAGATTGAGTGCGTACAATCAGGTAAAAAAACGGGAGAATGAGTTAGTGTTGAAATTCATTATAAAAAAGAACCACTATCAAGATGCGCTCCGGCTTATGCGAATATCAAAGAGCATCACGGAAAAAGAAAATGTTAAAAAAGCGGTTGCTGTCATGGCAACTGATAAAGCAAAGTACGCGCTCAAGGATGCAGGACTGTTGACAGATGAGATATCCCGGGCAGGCGGCTCGGATTTGGTAATGGCGGTTGAAGCCGAGTCCGGTGAAATTGCCGATCAGGCGCTTGCCGAGATGGAAAAATCTATCTCAGCCCGTATATCGGGGAGCGCTCATAAAACGAATATACTCGGTCAGGAAATACAGGTAATAAATATCGGCCTCGATATTTTCAAAGATGCGCTCGAGTCCCAGGGCGTAAAAGTTGTTCAGGTCGATTGGGAGGTCCCCGCAAAAGGGGACGAGGAAATTATGAATATTTTAAAGAAGATGTACTGAAGATAAATTGCAAAACGCCTAACGAGATTAAAGCTAATGAGCATACGTAATCCCGGTAAATTAAAAGAAGTTCTTTCAGACCCTAAACGGCTTGCCAAGGCATTCAGCAGGCACACGTATGGAATGCTTGCCTGGGTGGATCTGTTCGGTGAAAAGCTGAAATCCATAAAGGACCTTGAAACGAAGCTCGTTGCCGCGAAGATAATCGCCGATAACGCAAAGCACGCCAAACTCTTTTCGGACAGGGCCAGGGAGCTTGGCGAAAAGCCGGAGACCTACAAACCGCCCGAAATAGGACAGAAAATTTACGACATTCTTGAATCCTACAACGACCCGTTCGATGATTTCGCATATGCGTGGGGGTCTCTTATACATTTTTCTTCTTTGCTCGATTTGTACTACGGTGTAGCGGACCCGAAAAGCCGAAAGGTAATAGACGAAGTCCGTAGTGACGTCAAGGCACATCTCGGCTACCTGGAGAAGTATTTTGAGCCAAGCGCGAATACT
This is a stretch of genomic DNA from Deltaproteobacteria bacterium. It encodes these proteins:
- a CDS encoding FAD-dependent oxidoreductase, translated to MAQDNLRIVIIGGGAGGISAASTAKAVAPDASITLFTEYEDVAYSPCGIPFVHGREIPDFKNLFLQTSEHYAEIGIDLQLQTKVTGIDLENRAVSVGSEPFGWDRLVIATGFEYDEPDIPGINMDGIHYVKNIRRAMEFDKVLDQIKKIVVVSATPIGIEMAGNLAHRGLETHLIDEGAWLMSEVADPDIMEPVRESLEEMGAKIHFGTGVLEFKGSNGKVNTVVTSSGEIDCDAVVVAASKKPNNHLSRDAGIELGATGGIIVDDHMRTSAKDVFASGDCTEIIHGVTDIPIQGLSGSHAYSQGRVAGANAAGDDRSYDPVYIPWGMVGGKVQIGGVSLGETLHKALGIPHLVAFATGISRARYYPGVSRIRVKLIADPETHRIMGAQMSGGEGIKERADFLAFVIKRGVTLEDLAWMENVYSPPIGALMEPIALAAQAGLAKLAKRN
- a CDS encoding OsmC family protein; this encodes MLEVEAVWKKRYQVEVMARQFQVNIDEPHKFSGEDTGMMPTELFLSSIASCFCLALVYAAKNKKIKLDDMTVKVLGETDIKSFTFTSIIVKVISSLPQKNLEEIIALARKYCFVSNAVTKSCPIEYEVTGAGD
- a CDS encoding DUF1116 domain-containing protein, whose product is MAEAEMEENKVKYIAERINNANTLAMERILSSEPVLSDVDTALNAIPGMTPRTILHSGPPIDWENMCDPMKRAVCGALIFEGLARDTGEAEKLMRSNKIKLSPNHHHDSVGPMTGIISSSMPVIVTKDSTSGKTAHSTFNEGGGRALWFGAVDEGTIDRLRFIRDEFAPAMKKVLAKTGGISIWSILAQGIQMGDECHNRHAASTNLFLKIITEPLFSLKLSRDQAFQVYRFIAGNSHFFLNITMTACKLAMDGASDIKNSTIVTVMSRNGTDFGIRVSGLGDRWFTAPAPYLLDALYNPGYGAQDGAPDIGDSSIIETMGLGGFAIAAAPSMASFAGGGFRGAVSITEEMGQITSARNSKFGIPCLDFEGTPTGIDLRKVVETGILPSINSAVVHKSSGAGQIGAGIVHAPYECFASAVRAFGDNYNLAA
- a CDS encoding MSMEG_0568 family radical SAM protein; this encodes MDTRTLKVELQSRGLKIPDTKSIRSGGAGPTGGIHLKILPDSEANIPVVGDFVDSSPYHLDQINSEYWIFKDDIALAQVELMGSAKFHGYETSAGIPMQKIGLLHCPTTFATTLLQTCDFWQDDRRCMFCGIELTLKDRSTVGFKNAKSLVETIRLAKELDGITNIVFTSGVAPDEEKALNKYAEICREVKRATGIPIQLQIIPPDDLSWLRRLKDSGVDSLGVHIETFDPEVFERVTPGKARIGLDKYIETWKEAVDVFGRWQVSTYVLVGLGERPETVIEGAALCAEIGVYPFIVPFRPVAGTPMEDIKPPSPEIMEYVYTEAAKVLSKYDQASKSSLAGCVSCGECSALPDFERAADKKVRFRKFIKPIEVS
- the arcC gene encoding carbamate kinase — its product is MERKNMKAAVVAFGGNALMGHTGKSTYAEQMIKTYEMCRKLLVLFDMGYKILITHGNGPQVGNFLMQQECLSASVPPMPLDVCNAMTQGQIGYMIEQSLKNIFIQKKINKSVVAYVTQVVVSENDPAFKNPTKFIGPFFSEGEMKQLQKREGWVMKKDSGRGYRRIVPSPKPIDIVEKNEITKMASEDYVVIACGGGGIPVIQDKRGKLKGVAAVIDKDFAAEKLASLISAEILLLITPVDKVAIFYGTPKEKSLSKITLEEAERYFAEGHFPPGSMGPKIEAAIKFLRSGGKKTIITSLQSIEEAIRGEGGTEIVH
- a CDS encoding ferritin-like domain-containing protein; amino-acid sequence: MSIRNPGKLKEVLSDPKRLAKAFSRHTYGMLAWVDLFGEKLKSIKDLETKLVAAKIIADNAKHAKLFSDRARELGEKPETYKPPEIGQKIYDILESYNDPFDDFAYAWGSLIHFSSLLDLYYGVADPKSRKVIDEVRSDVKAHLGYLEKYFEPSANTPEKKKRAEEVKTVADAIYADREDEEIKWYAA
- a CDS encoding MSMEG_0572 family nitrogen starvation response protein, which translates into the protein MSVDRVKADRPEAGKALVNYEEKLFPDHQAKEGEKALFLIHSVPYEGSVAGINMLTAIRAKRKGYGVTVLFYGPASGIPVYRGWPNVGDDGYGAGIQLYPNLVNRLLSEGITVYACRFSAAALLGQNESNFIEGVTPIHPTDILDIVIEHHRAGAMMFSTWTV
- a CDS encoding MSMEG_0565 family glycosyltransferase, with the protein product MKPLKIALLTYSTKPRGGVTHTINLAESLARLKHDVHIYALSAGNDFSGEVRAPYTLIPCPERKYESIDDKIKDYIEIYTDYLAGVNVDYDILHAEDCISANALLGLREMGLIGFYVRTIHHIDDFTSDSLIECQKKSIVKPDYVISVSKFWDRELRSEYSLNSTVINNGVDFKTFKTGHGKETKEKAKEGFSVGGCKVMLSIGGIEPRKNTITALRAFNIARAYIKSKGGKLVWLIGGGETLFDYRAYREEFFTELGKLGLKPDNDIFVLGNVPGAEMSLLYNAADVFVFPSVKEGWGLVLLEAMAAGVPVISSNIEPMTEFLEDGKNSVLIYPDDYKALAHQILMVLENPEFRSRLVENGEKTAQMYSWENAALKHVEHYREILREPHSRLK
- a CDS encoding DUF2877 domain-containing protein — protein: MNTEEKKSSSILEAKAIGHRALNTLTKSRNKAVVQGVFDHAFYIGDGGDILIKVIANKEFISPTSIVLEKPGGLSFKSVNIKEGMEIILNENKLGIEENGFLINLENASTWYPPKLSELYTDLSLEEINLNLRVLQDVIYTCPSREGLIPLSENLELYGPMEIFLKEQEPTVSGKARPHIERLMWGLFYGELETITENAESILGLGPGLTPSCDDFLAGLILSLNTGAQIIDKNETTPISFFKKASEEIARLAKNKTTIYSISFLNEAALGEGPEAALDLISGIITKNADHVANVAKTLIGMGETSGADISIGICYGIRFLISRIELRELNETA
- the fdrA gene encoding acyl-CoA synthetase FdrA codes for the protein MVTVNTVKKNHYQDSMKLMEISRKLSALPGVKNASAIMATEANLAMLREVGLLEKTPDSATANDLVVAVQAQSLDIGNDAIKQLDSLLAPEEFSPVSHTQHKNLASAYGAMPGANVAVVSVPGKFAKLEVAKAINTGLHTFLFSDNMTIEEEIELKERARGKGLLVMGPGCGTSVINGVGLGFSNLLNRGPIGVVAASGTGLQEVTCLIDNLGSGITHAIGVGGRDLSEEVGGIMTLEALGLLENDASTEVLVLVSKPPSTNVAEKILNSVGRSSKPAVICFLGSDLKEENGKLLFASTLEDAALGALRLARGNGKSLNGLRSGDWRKQAGKYVKSLDPKQRYLRGLFSGGTLCYEAQQVLEPILGNIYSNAPLNKDYRLKDSNRSERHTCVDLGEEEFTVGRPHPMIDATLRSRRLIDEAAKSNVAVILFDIVLGYLASPDPAGDLLPALKQAKEAAKKKGHNLAFVSHVCGTEKDPQGLKEQEEKLRAEGVLVLPTNALASRVAGWIATRGKADIEI